One genomic segment of Chloroflexota bacterium includes these proteins:
- the gcvPA gene encoding aminomethyl-transferring glycine dehydrogenase subunit GcvPA → MFLPHTDADREAMLRTIGVKSMEDLFTDLPACDLFPTMGLPDGITEMEALAEFTQIAEANETTAELVSFLGAGAYNHYSPSVVDSILRRGEFYTAYTPYQPEISQGTLQAIFEYQSMIAALTGMDVSNASHYDGATAVAEAVNMAWHNFRGRRAKIVLSPGLHPHYRETVHTYVEGANIQLIGEDTPPEAGPEALMALIDKDTALVSVQYPDFFGRIYDYTKLVQAAHEAGALVAIHVNPLALGLLTPPGKFDADIVTGEGQSLGIPLSFGGPYLGIFATKDKYVRKMAGRLVGETTDTRGQRGYVLTLSTREQHIRRERATSNICTNQGLLALAAAIYLSLLGKNGLRQVAELNYHKAHYAAEQIAALPGFELAFDEPFFNEFTLRCPKSAVEINADLLDYDILGGFELSSAYDGMENHLLVAVTEMNSREEIDLLVSALQEVSNA, encoded by the coding sequence ATGTTCTTACCGCATACCGATGCCGACCGGGAAGCCATGCTGCGCACAATTGGGGTGAAAAGCATGGAAGACCTCTTCACAGATTTGCCCGCCTGTGATCTCTTCCCTACAATGGGGTTGCCCGATGGCATCACCGAAATGGAAGCTTTGGCCGAATTCACACAGATTGCTGAGGCCAACGAAACAACCGCCGAATTAGTTTCATTTTTGGGCGCTGGGGCCTATAACCACTATTCGCCATCCGTGGTTGATTCAATTCTACGCCGCGGTGAATTTTATACGGCTTATACACCCTACCAGCCAGAAATTTCCCAGGGCACTTTACAAGCCATTTTTGAATATCAGAGCATGATCGCAGCCCTGACCGGCATGGATGTTTCCAACGCCTCGCATTATGATGGCGCAACCGCCGTGGCCGAAGCTGTCAATATGGCCTGGCACAACTTCCGCGGGCGCCGCGCGAAGATCGTACTCTCCCCGGGGCTGCACCCCCACTACCGTGAAACAGTTCATACCTATGTGGAAGGTGCGAATATCCAGCTTATTGGCGAAGATACTCCTCCCGAGGCTGGCCCCGAAGCGTTGATGGCGCTCATCGATAAAGATACCGCCCTGGTCTCAGTACAATACCCTGATTTCTTTGGCCGCATCTACGACTATACGAAACTCGTCCAGGCAGCGCATGAAGCTGGCGCGCTGGTTGCCATTCACGTCAACCCACTTGCGCTGGGCCTGCTCACTCCCCCTGGCAAATTCGACGCCGACATCGTCACTGGCGAAGGCCAAAGCCTGGGCATCCCGCTTTCGTTTGGCGGCCCCTATTTGGGTATTTTCGCCACGAAAGACAAATACGTACGCAAAATGGCTGGGCGTCTTGTGGGCGAAACCACCGATACACGCGGTCAGCGCGGCTACGTGCTCACACTAAGTACCCGCGAACAACATATTCGCCGCGAACGGGCTACATCCAATATCTGCACCAATCAGGGTTTGCTGGCGCTGGCTGCGGCAATCTACCTGAGCCTGTTGGGGAAAAACGGGCTGCGCCAGGTAGCCGAACTCAACTACCACAAAGCCCACTACGCCGCTGAGCAAATCGCGGCATTGCCCGGCTTTGAACTAGCCTTCGACGAACCCTTCTTCAACGAGTTCACCTTGCGCTGCCCCAAATCGGCTGTCGAAATCAACGCCGACTTGCTCGATTATGATATTCTGGGCGGTTTTGAACTCAGCAGCGCCTACGACGGCATGGAAAATCACCTGCTCGTCGCCGTAACCGAAATGAATTCCCGCGAAGAGATAGACCTGCTCGTTAGCGCCCTCCA
- the gcvH gene encoding glycine cleavage system protein GcvH gives MNAPKNLKYTENDEWIRVSGDIGEVGITDYAQDQLSDIVFVEYLVDGGDTVAKGDACATVESVKAAADVYLPVSGEIIAVNEDLPDAPESVNGDAFGAWMVKIKLSDPAELDGLMDADAYAAMERDH, from the coding sequence ATGAACGCCCCCAAAAATTTGAAATATACAGAGAATGACGAATGGATCCGTGTTAGCGGTGATATTGGCGAAGTTGGAATTACCGACTATGCCCAGGACCAACTCTCAGATATTGTTTTCGTCGAATATCTGGTAGATGGAGGCGATACGGTTGCCAAAGGCGATGCATGTGCCACGGTTGAATCCGTCAAAGCGGCTGCGGATGTATATCTGCCCGTGAGCGGCGAGATCATCGCTGTCAATGAAGACCTGCCCGACGCCCCCGAATCGGTCAATGGCGATGCTTTTGGAGCCTGGATGGTCAAGATCAAACTCAGCGATCCTGCTGAACTTGACGGCTTGATGGATGCGGATGCTTATGCCGCAATGGAACGGGATCACTAA
- a CDS encoding YwiC-like family protein codes for MKKYFKRHIALTNEHGSWVFLFSPLLIGIFAGGNFSSISMYLVFAALAGFLIRQPIVIAVKAYSGRRPRSDLPAARFWMVVYGAIGLLMVVGLVVCGFGYVLWLAVPGVPVFIWHLFLIRRRAERRQIGVEVVASGVLALSAPAAYWVGAGTAEPLGWWLWALVWLQSAASIVYAYLRLEQRSWTESPPVRVRLSEGRRALLYTSFNLGVVLILGLMGILSPWLFLPYLAQWLETLWGTLNPAEGARPTQIGFRQLAVSIFFTILFILTW; via the coding sequence ATGAAAAAATACTTCAAACGACACATCGCTCTTACCAACGAACATGGCTCATGGGTTTTCTTGTTCAGCCCGCTGCTGATTGGCATCTTTGCCGGAGGAAATTTCTCCAGCATTTCGATGTATCTCGTCTTCGCAGCGCTGGCCGGGTTCCTCATCCGGCAGCCAATTGTAATCGCCGTTAAAGCTTATTCTGGCCGCCGTCCGCGCAGCGATTTGCCTGCGGCGCGCTTCTGGATGGTCGTCTATGGTGCAATTGGCCTGTTGATGGTCGTCGGGCTGGTCGTGTGCGGTTTTGGTTACGTACTCTGGCTGGCTGTGCCAGGCGTGCCCGTATTCATATGGCATCTCTTCCTCATCAGGCGGCGGGCAGAAAGACGTCAGATCGGCGTGGAGGTGGTTGCTAGCGGCGTACTGGCCTTAAGCGCCCCGGCGGCTTATTGGGTCGGCGCCGGAACGGCAGAACCCCTGGGCTGGTGGCTGTGGGCGCTGGTTTGGCTGCAATCGGCAGCCTCAATTGTGTATGCCTATTTGAGACTGGAACAACGTTCATGGACAGAATCGCCCCCGGTGCGAGTTCGCCTTTCTGAGGGACGCCGCGCCCTCTTGTATACGAGTTTCAATCTTGGGGTTGTGTTGATTCTCGGTTTGATGGGTATCCTGTCCCCGTGGTTATTTCTGCCCTATCTGGCCCAATGGCTCGAAACCCTGTGGGGAACACTGAATCCCGCGGAAGGCGCCCGGCCCACCCAGATCGGCTTCCGGCAACTGGCTGTGAGTATTTTCTTCACAATCCTTTTTATTCTGACATGGTAA